From a single Anaerolineaceae bacterium oral taxon 439 genomic region:
- a CDS encoding ketose-bisphosphate aldolase, with product MKFAPMKELLYFAEKKGIAYGAFVTVSYETALAAIEAGSELNIPVIFITGTDCCDLMGGFEATVETVKRAAARATIPIVLHLDHAKTFEDCAKAINAGYSSVMIDGSALPFAENVELTRKVVELAHPLSITVEGELGRLVGEEGDLLVKGPEAAQTDPDEAREFVAKTEVDCLAVSIGTQHGQYTAEPNLNIRRLKAIKEKVNVPLVLHGGSGTPIDQIQDSIRNGIRKINVATDVLIAVANSFEEMKRNPDFKYNTAMFVNSKEAAKRLILLKMKQFSMH from the coding sequence ATGAAATTTGCGCCAATGAAAGAATTATTGTATTTTGCTGAGAAGAAAGGAATCGCGTATGGAGCTTTTGTGACGGTTTCGTATGAGACAGCTTTAGCAGCAATTGAAGCGGGATCGGAATTAAATATTCCCGTAATTTTTATCACAGGAACAGATTGCTGCGATCTGATGGGAGGATTTGAGGCTACCGTTGAAACCGTAAAAAGGGCGGCAGCGCGAGCAACAATCCCGATCGTGCTTCATCTCGATCACGCAAAAACGTTTGAAGACTGCGCGAAAGCGATTAACGCAGGGTATTCGTCCGTTATGATCGATGGATCAGCGCTCCCATTTGCAGAGAATGTCGAATTGACACGAAAGGTTGTAGAACTGGCTCATCCCTTAAGCATCACGGTTGAGGGTGAATTGGGCCGTCTTGTAGGCGAGGAAGGCGATCTCCTTGTGAAAGGACCAGAAGCTGCGCAAACTGATCCGGATGAAGCAAGAGAATTTGTTGCAAAAACTGAAGTTGATTGCCTTGCAGTCAGTATCGGGACGCAGCACGGACAATATACAGCTGAACCAAATCTGAATATCAGAAGATTGAAAGCAATTAAAGAGAAAGTAAACGTTCCGCTCGTTCTTCATGGCGGATCAGGAACTCCGATCGACCAGATTCAGGATTCGATTCGAAACGGAATCCGGAAAATAAACGTTGCTACAGATGTGCTGATTGCGGTCGCCAATTCGTTTGAAGAAATGAAAAGAAATCCGGATTTTAAATACAATACGGCGATGTTCGTTAATTCGAAAGAAGCCGCAAAGCGTCTCATCCTTCTGAAGATGAAACAATTTAGTATGCATTAA